Proteins encoded in a region of the Pseudomonas shahriarae genome:
- a CDS encoding glyoxalase superfamily protein — MQLGKVTPILRIFDEAKALEFYVDFLGFKVDWQHRFEANFPLYLQVSLGECVLHLSEHHGDASPGAAVRIQAPGVDGFQQQLQAKNYRFAKPGVEETPWDSREMSIKDPFGNRLVFVEEGQA; from the coding sequence ATGCAGTTAGGAAAAGTCACCCCCATCCTGCGGATTTTCGACGAGGCCAAGGCGCTGGAGTTCTACGTCGACTTCCTGGGGTTCAAGGTGGATTGGCAGCATCGGTTCGAAGCGAATTTTCCGTTGTACCTGCAAGTGTCGCTGGGCGAGTGCGTGCTGCATCTATCCGAGCACCATGGCGACGCCTCGCCGGGCGCGGCGGTGCGGATCCAGGCACCAGGGGTGGATGGGTTCCAGCAGCAATTGCAGGCCAAGAATTATCGCTTTGCCAAGCCGGGCGTCGAGGAAACACCCTGGGACTCGCGGGAGATGAGCATCAAGGACCCGTTTGGTAATCGGCTGGTGTTTGTCGAGGAAGGCCAGGCCTGA
- a CDS encoding methyl-accepting chemotaxis protein, which yields MGSTLRELISGIRDGVTQIASAAEELSAVTEQTSAGVNSQKIETDQVATAMHEMTATVQEVARNAEQASQAASTADGQAREGDKVVAEAIAQIERLADEVARSTDAMAHLQQESNKIGSVMDVIKAVAEQTNLLALNAAIEAARAGEAGRGFAVVADEVRGLAQRTQKSTEEIEGLVAGLQNGTQQVATVMNNSRSLTDSSVELTRKAGVSLENITRTVSNIQSMNQQIAAAAEQQSAVAEEISRSIVNVRDVSEQTATASDETAKSSVELARLGSQLQQMVSHFRV from the coding sequence ATGGGCAGCACCTTGCGCGAGCTGATTTCCGGTATCCGCGACGGCGTCACGCAGATCGCCAGCGCTGCCGAAGAGCTGTCGGCCGTGACCGAGCAGACCAGCGCCGGGGTCAACAGCCAGAAGATCGAGACCGATCAAGTGGCCACCGCGATGCATGAGATGACCGCCACCGTGCAGGAAGTGGCGCGCAACGCCGAACAGGCTTCCCAGGCCGCATCCACCGCCGATGGCCAGGCCCGCGAAGGCGACAAGGTGGTGGCCGAAGCCATCGCCCAGATCGAACGCCTGGCCGACGAAGTGGCGCGTTCCACCGACGCCATGGCGCACCTGCAACAAGAGAGCAACAAGATCGGCAGTGTGATGGACGTGATCAAGGCCGTGGCCGAACAGACCAACCTGCTGGCGCTCAACGCCGCCATCGAAGCCGCACGTGCCGGTGAAGCCGGCCGTGGGTTTGCCGTGGTCGCCGACGAGGTCCGCGGCCTGGCCCAGCGCACGCAGAAGTCCACCGAAGAAATCGAAGGCCTGGTCGCCGGTTTGCAGAACGGCACCCAGCAAGTGGCCACGGTGATGAACAACAGCCGCAGCCTGACCGACAGCAGCGTCGAACTGACCCGCAAGGCCGGCGTCTCCCTGGAGAACATCACCCGCACGGTGTCGAACATCCAGTCGATGAACCAACAGATCGCCGCCGCCGCCGAACAGCAAAGCGCCGTGGCCGAAGAAATCAGCCGCAGCATCGTCAATGTGCGTGATGTGTCGGAGCAGACCGCAACGGCCAGCGACGAGACCGCCAAGTCCAGCGTCGAACTGGCACGACTGGGCAGCCAGTTGCAGCAGATGGTCAGCCATTTCCGGGTGTAA
- a CDS encoding dermonecrotic toxin domain-containing protein, producing MHNQYDSVSHFGNPSIFTASVRVGDHTGEANVPAANTLATFPFPRDTIKGWIQEKVWSLTHQWIDPDKVYLHKFSSANSTHSSGAVTGWAHSGTPESSMTLTEAVASDFFSAQRYGTAGKAQAPLS from the coding sequence ATGCACAATCAATATGATAGCGTCAGTCATTTCGGTAACCCATCTATCTTCACTGCCTCGGTGCGCGTCGGTGACCATACGGGCGAAGCTAATGTGCCAGCCGCCAACACGCTGGCCACCTTTCCTTTTCCCCGGGATACGATCAAAGGCTGGATCCAGGAAAAAGTCTGGAGCCTGACCCATCAATGGATCGACCCTGACAAGGTCTACCTGCATAAATTCTCGTCCGCCAACAGCACGCACAGCAGTGGCGCGGTGACCGGCTGGGCGCATAGCGGCACGCCCGAGTCCTCCATGACCCTCACCGAGGCGGTCGCCAGCGATTTCTTTTCGGCACAGCGCTATGGCACTGCCGGCAAGGCCCAGGCACCCTTGAGCTGA
- a CDS encoding GntT/GntP/DsdX family permease, translating into MIYEFHNQFDVTLSEEYRMAASPGVWLLAYAAIAIIALIVLIARYRLNPFIVITLVSIGLALLAGMPADTIMGSYEAGVGKTLGHIALVVALGTMLGKMMAESGGAEQVARTLINRFGERNAHWAMVCIAFLVGLPLFFEVGFVLLVPIAFTVARRVGVSILMVGLPMVAGLSVVHALVPPHPAAMMAVLAYNASVGQTVLYAILIGIPTAIIAGPVYAKFIVPRIHLPAENPLERQFIEREPRTRLPSFGLTMGTILLPVVLMMIGGWANLISTPGSGFNQFLLFIGNSVIALLLATLVSFWTLGLAQGFNRESILKFTNECLAPTASITLLVGAGGGLNRILVDAGVTHEILGMANAFNLSPLVMGWLFAALMRIATGSATVAMTTASGVVAPVALGLGYPHPELLVLATGAGSVIFSHVNDGGFWLIKEYFNMTVIQTFKTWTVLETLISLVAFGLTYGLSLVL; encoded by the coding sequence ATGATTTATGAGTTTCACAACCAATTCGACGTGACCCTTTCCGAGGAGTACCGCATGGCCGCATCACCGGGCGTCTGGCTGTTGGCATACGCTGCCATCGCCATCATTGCATTGATCGTGCTGATTGCACGTTACCGGCTCAACCCGTTTATCGTCATCACCCTGGTGTCCATCGGCCTGGCGCTGCTGGCCGGGATGCCGGCGGATACGATCATGGGTTCCTACGAGGCGGGGGTCGGCAAGACCCTGGGGCATATCGCGCTGGTGGTGGCCCTGGGCACCATGCTCGGCAAGATGATGGCCGAGTCCGGCGGCGCCGAGCAGGTGGCGCGTACCCTGATCAACCGTTTCGGCGAGCGCAATGCCCATTGGGCCATGGTGTGCATTGCCTTCCTGGTGGGGCTGCCGCTGTTTTTCGAGGTCGGTTTTGTATTGCTGGTGCCGATTGCCTTTACCGTGGCCCGGCGCGTGGGCGTGTCGATCCTGATGGTCGGTTTGCCGATGGTCGCCGGCCTGTCGGTGGTGCATGCCCTGGTGCCGCCACACCCGGCGGCAATGATGGCGGTGCTGGCGTATAACGCCTCGGTCGGGCAGACCGTGTTGTATGCGATTTTGATCGGCATCCCCACCGCGATCATCGCCGGCCCGGTGTACGCCAAGTTCATCGTGCCGCGCATCCACCTGCCCGCCGAAAACCCGCTGGAACGCCAGTTTATCGAGCGCGAACCGCGCACCCGCCTGCCGAGCTTCGGCCTGACCATGGGCACCATCCTGTTGCCAGTGGTGCTGATGATGATCGGCGGTTGGGCCAACCTGATCTCCACGCCCGGCAGCGGCTTCAACCAGTTCCTGTTGTTTATCGGGAACTCGGTGATCGCCTTGCTGTTGGCGACCCTGGTCAGTTTCTGGACCCTGGGCCTGGCCCAGGGCTTCAACCGCGAGTCGATCCTCAAGTTCACCAACGAGTGCCTGGCGCCCACCGCCAGCATCACCCTGCTGGTGGGCGCGGGCGGCGGCTTGAACCGGATCCTGGTGGACGCCGGCGTGACCCATGAAATCCTCGGCATGGCCAACGCCTTCAACCTGTCGCCACTGGTGATGGGCTGGTTGTTTGCCGCGCTGATGCGCATCGCCACCGGCTCGGCCACCGTGGCCATGACCACCGCGTCGGGCGTTGTCGCCCCGGTGGCCCTGGGCCTGGGTTATCCACACCCGGAATTGCTGGTGCTGGCGACCGGTGCCGGTTCGGTGATCTTTTCCCACGTCAACGACGGCGGCTTCTGGCTGATCAAGGAATACTTCAATATGACGGTGATCCAGACCTTCAAGACCTGGACCGTGCTGGAGACTTTGATTTCGCTGGTTGCCTTCGGTCTGACCTACGGCCTGTCTCTTGTTTTATGA
- a CDS encoding MurR/RpiR family transcriptional regulator: MDILYQIRARQDSFSAGEGRIARLMLDDVGFAASASLEELSQRAEVSTATLSRFARSVGCRDLRDLRLQLAQASGVGSRFLDPAGLPEQSAFHRQILGDIEGTLRQHLSGFNQAGFVDAVNLLGKARMIHAFGMGGPSSLCSEELQVRLVRLGYSIAACRDPVMMRVTAATLSAEHALIVCSLTGLTPELLGVVELARNYGARIVAITLADSPLAQLADVLLPLQPAETSFIYKPTAARYGMLLAIDLLATELALAMPDDNQERLRRIKLALDDYRGGPDSLPLGD, encoded by the coding sequence ATGGACATCCTCTACCAGATCCGCGCCCGCCAGGATTCCTTCAGCGCTGGCGAAGGGCGTATCGCCCGGCTGATGCTCGATGATGTGGGTTTTGCCGCATCCGCCAGCCTGGAAGAGTTGTCCCAGCGGGCCGAGGTCAGCACCGCGACCTTGTCGCGATTTGCCCGCAGCGTCGGCTGCCGTGATTTGCGCGACCTGCGCCTGCAACTGGCCCAGGCCAGCGGTGTGGGCAGTCGCTTCCTCGACCCGGCGGGGTTGCCCGAGCAGTCGGCGTTTCATCGGCAGATCCTCGGCGATATCGAAGGGACGCTGCGCCAGCACCTGTCCGGCTTCAATCAGGCTGGTTTTGTCGATGCGGTGAACCTGCTGGGCAAGGCGCGGATGATCCACGCCTTTGGCATGGGCGGCCCCTCGAGCCTGTGCAGTGAAGAGTTGCAAGTGCGTCTGGTGCGCCTGGGCTATTCGATTGCTGCCTGCCGCGATCCGGTGATGATGCGGGTCACGGCCGCCACATTGAGTGCCGAGCACGCCCTGATTGTCTGCTCCCTGACCGGCCTCACACCCGAGCTGCTGGGCGTGGTGGAACTGGCCCGCAACTATGGCGCACGGATTGTCGCCATCACCCTGGCCGACTCGCCGCTGGCACAGTTGGCCGACGTGCTGCTGCCGCTGCAACCGGCCGAAACCAGTTTTATCTACAAACCCACGGCGGCGCGCTACGGCATGCTGCTGGCCATTGATTTGCTCGCCACTGAACTGGCCCTGGCCATGCCGGACGACAACCAGGAGCGCCTGCGCCGGATCAAGCTGGCCCTGGACGACTATCGCGGCGGCCCTGACAGCCTGCCGCTTGGAGATTGA
- a CDS encoding LysR family transcriptional regulator, which yields MKARSDELQIFVCVIECGSISAAAEQVGQTPSAVSRTLSRLEAKLDTTLINRTTRRMDLTEEGKYFFEQAKLILEQMDELEERLSSRQKTPSGRLRINAASPFMLHAIVPYVAEFRRLYPDIQLELNSNDLIIDLLEQSTDIAIRIGALADSTLHARSLGCSPLHILASPAYLEQHGTPTTVADLANHTLLGFTQTETLNHWPLRHVQGDRWQIEPGIAASSGETLRQLALEGQGIACLSHFMTIEDINAGRLQSILAPFNSGYRQPINAVYYRNSQLALRIQCFLDFIQAKLARYAC from the coding sequence TTGAAAGCCCGATCCGATGAGCTCCAGATCTTCGTCTGCGTGATTGAATGCGGTTCGATTTCCGCTGCCGCCGAACAAGTCGGGCAGACGCCTTCGGCGGTCAGCCGCACTTTGTCGCGGCTCGAAGCCAAGCTCGACACCACCCTGATCAACCGCACCACGCGGCGCATGGACCTGACCGAAGAGGGCAAGTACTTCTTCGAGCAGGCCAAGCTGATCCTGGAGCAGATGGACGAGCTGGAAGAGCGCCTGTCGTCACGGCAGAAAACCCCGTCCGGGCGCTTGCGGATCAACGCCGCCTCGCCGTTCATGCTGCATGCCATCGTGCCGTACGTCGCCGAGTTCCGCCGTCTGTACCCGGATATCCAGCTGGAGCTCAACAGCAACGACCTGATCATCGACTTGCTGGAACAGAGCACCGACATTGCTATCCGCATCGGTGCCCTGGCGGACTCGACCCTGCATGCTCGCTCCCTGGGCTGCAGCCCGCTGCATATCCTCGCCAGCCCGGCGTACCTTGAGCAGCACGGCACGCCAACCACAGTGGCGGACCTGGCCAATCACACCTTGCTCGGCTTTACCCAGACCGAAACCCTCAACCACTGGCCGTTGCGCCATGTGCAGGGCGACCGCTGGCAGATCGAGCCGGGCATTGCCGCGTCCAGCGGGGAAACCCTGCGCCAACTGGCGTTGGAGGGGCAGGGGATTGCCTGCCTGTCGCACTTCATGACCATCGAAGACATCAACGCCGGCCGCCTGCAGTCGATCCTGGCGCCGTTCAACAGTGGCTATCGCCAACCGATCAACGCGGTGTATTACCGCAACTCGCAGTTGGCCCTGCGTATCCAGTGCTTTTTGGACTTTATCCAGGCAAAGCTCGCGCGCTACGCCTGTTGA
- a CDS encoding lysozyme inhibitor LprI family protein, whose translation MNRRTLTLSALLLALSGTATAADSSPALQKCLDAANTTAAMVGCNAQETKVQDKRLNSAYQTALQAQQGPRKQQLQDVQRLWIKYRDANCAFAGSATGGSIDQVNGSGCVLDMTQTRADELENLVGP comes from the coding sequence ATGAACCGTAGAACCCTTACCCTCAGCGCGTTACTGCTGGCCTTGTCCGGCACCGCAACGGCCGCCGACAGCAGCCCGGCCCTGCAAAAGTGCCTGGACGCCGCCAACACCACGGCCGCGATGGTCGGCTGCAACGCCCAGGAAACCAAGGTGCAGGACAAGCGCCTGAACAGCGCCTACCAAACCGCACTGCAGGCCCAGCAAGGCCCGCGCAAGCAGCAACTGCAAGATGTACAGCGCCTGTGGATCAAATACCGGGATGCCAATTGCGCCTTCGCCGGCTCCGCGACCGGCGGCAGTATTGACCAGGTCAACGGCTCGGGTTGTGTGCTGGACATGACCCAGACCCGCGCCGATGAACTGGAAAACCTCGTCGGCCCATAA
- a CDS encoding LysR substrate-binding domain-containing protein, with protein MHFDLIDLRLYLHILDTGNITAGAARSHLSLAAASARIRAMEASLGVEFLQRGRRGVTPTAAGNALARHARLLLQQAERLQQELAEYANGVKGQVRLLCNTTALSEYLPELLADFLCTHPNLDIDLQELPSLRITHALRQGAADLGIISDAVDSHGLQTRPFRDDPLVLILPTGHPLTAGAVSFIDSLPYDYVGLAADSALAVYLEEQALHAGFRLQTRVRADGFDGVMRMVARGAGLGIVPLAALQRWPHAQPFQAQPLTEDWACRRLLLCARSFEQLPAYAKALLDALSVPLRKNT; from the coding sequence ATGCACTTTGACCTGATCGACCTGCGCCTCTACCTGCACATCCTCGACACCGGCAACATCACCGCCGGCGCCGCCCGCAGCCACCTATCCCTGGCCGCCGCCAGTGCGCGCATTCGCGCAATGGAGGCTTCACTGGGCGTCGAGTTCCTGCAGCGCGGCCGCCGAGGCGTGACCCCGACGGCCGCCGGCAACGCCCTGGCCCGCCACGCACGCCTGCTGTTGCAACAGGCCGAACGTCTGCAACAGGAGCTGGCGGAGTACGCCAACGGCGTCAAAGGCCAGGTGCGCCTGCTGTGCAACACCACCGCCCTCAGCGAATACCTGCCGGAGTTGCTGGCGGATTTTCTCTGCACCCACCCCAACCTCGATATCGACCTGCAGGAACTGCCCAGCCTGCGCATCACCCATGCCTTGCGCCAGGGCGCGGCGGACCTGGGGATTATTTCCGATGCAGTGGACAGCCACGGCTTGCAGACCCGGCCGTTTCGCGACGACCCGTTGGTGCTGATCCTGCCGACAGGCCACCCACTGACGGCCGGCGCAGTGAGTTTTATCGACAGCCTGCCCTACGACTATGTAGGCCTGGCCGCCGACAGCGCGTTGGCGGTGTACCTGGAGGAACAGGCGCTGCACGCGGGTTTTCGCTTGCAGACCCGGGTGCGGGCCGATGGCTTTGATGGGGTGATGCGCATGGTCGCCCGTGGCGCGGGCCTGGGAATCGTGCCGCTGGCCGCGTTACAACGCTGGCCCCACGCGCAGCCATTCCAGGCCCAGCCGCTGACGGAAGACTGGGCCTGTCGCAGACTGCTGTTGTGCGCGCGTTCGTTCGAGCAATTGCCGGCTTACGCCAAGGCCTTGCTCGATGCCTTGTCCGTGCCTTTACGGAAAAACACGTAA
- a CDS encoding N-acyl-D-amino-acid deacylase family protein — translation MKYHTLIRQALIIDGSNTPGYLADVGLRAGRIEKIGDLSAAQGEHEIQADGRVLAPGFIDVHTHDDTVVIRQPQMLPKLSQGVTTVIVGNCGISASPVSLRGDPPDPMNLLGNAEAFAYPRFLDYRAAVENAHPALNVAALIGHTALRSNHMDDLHRTATATEIAAMREQLQESLEAGALGLSTGLAYASAFNADTDEVLQLSEELTAFGAVYTTHLRSEFEPVLEAMDEAFLIGRHAQAPVIISHLKCAGAGNWGRSPQLLASLEQAAKSHPVGCDCYPYAASSSTLDLKQVTDAFRITITWSTPHPEVGGRDLQDIAAEWGVSLLDAARRLQPAGAVYYGMDEADVQRILAHPLSMVGSDGLPEDPFPHPRLWGAFPRVLGHFSRDLGLFPLHTAVHKMTGLSAARFGLAGRGEIREGHWADLVLFDPLRVRDVADFKDPQRAAEGIDGVWVNGVLSYCYGQANGQRAGRFLARSGDLRRGFALV, via the coding sequence ATGAAGTACCACACGCTGATTCGCCAGGCGCTGATCATTGATGGCAGCAACACGCCGGGGTATCTCGCTGACGTGGGGCTGCGCGCGGGGCGTATCGAGAAGATCGGCGACTTGTCGGCGGCCCAGGGCGAGCATGAAATCCAAGCCGATGGCCGTGTACTGGCACCGGGTTTTATCGACGTCCACACCCACGATGACACGGTGGTGATCCGCCAGCCGCAGATGCTGCCCAAGCTCAGCCAGGGCGTGACCACGGTGATCGTCGGCAACTGCGGCATCAGCGCCTCGCCGGTCAGCTTGCGTGGCGATCCGCCAGACCCGATGAACCTGCTGGGCAATGCCGAGGCGTTTGCCTATCCGCGTTTCCTCGATTACCGCGCGGCGGTGGAAAACGCTCACCCGGCCCTCAACGTCGCGGCATTGATTGGCCATACCGCTTTGCGCAGCAACCATATGGACGACCTGCACCGCACCGCCACCGCCACCGAAATCGCGGCGATGCGCGAGCAACTGCAGGAAAGCCTCGAAGCGGGCGCCCTCGGCTTGTCCACCGGCCTGGCCTACGCCAGCGCGTTCAACGCCGACACCGACGAAGTGCTGCAATTGAGTGAAGAACTGACGGCGTTTGGCGCGGTGTACACCACCCATCTGCGCAGTGAATTCGAGCCGGTGCTGGAGGCCATGGACGAGGCGTTTCTGATCGGCCGCCATGCCCAGGCACCGGTGATTATTTCCCACCTCAAATGTGCCGGCGCCGGCAACTGGGGGCGCAGCCCGCAATTGCTGGCATCCCTGGAGCAGGCGGCGAAGTCCCATCCGGTGGGCTGCGATTGTTATCCCTATGCCGCCAGCTCCTCGACCCTGGACCTCAAGCAAGTCACCGATGCCTTCCGCATCACCATCACCTGGTCCACGCCGCACCCGGAAGTGGGCGGGCGTGACTTGCAGGACATCGCCGCCGAGTGGGGTGTATCCCTGCTGGACGCTGCCCGTCGCCTGCAACCGGCGGGGGCGGTGTACTACGGAATGGATGAGGCCGACGTGCAACGCATCCTCGCCCATCCGCTGTCGATGGTGGGTTCCGATGGCTTGCCGGAAGACCCGTTCCCCCATCCGCGCTTGTGGGGCGCATTCCCGCGGGTACTTGGACATTTCAGCCGTGACCTGGGACTTTTCCCGCTGCACACAGCTGTACACAAAATGACCGGCTTGTCGGCCGCGCGCTTTGGCCTGGCCGGGCGCGGGGAAATCCGCGAGGGGCATTGGGCCGACCTGGTGCTGTTCGACCCGTTGCGGGTAAGGGATGTGGCGGACTTCAAGGACCCGCAACGTGCCGCCGAGGGCATTGATGGGGTGTGGGTCAATGGTGTGTTGAGCTACTGCTACGGGCAGGCGAACGGCCAGCGGGCGGGGCGCTTCCTGGCGCGCAGTGGTGATTTGCGGCGGGGTTTTGCCCTGGTGTGA
- a CDS encoding NAD(P)H-dependent oxidoreductase, whose amino-acid sequence MKKVLLLNGGKKFAHSDGRYNNTLHDAALAVLDRGGLDVKVTHIDAGYDVAEEVAKFLWADVIIYQMPGWWMGAPWIVKKYIDEVFTEGHGSLYASDGRTRSDASQKYGSGGLIQGKQYMLSLTWNAPQAAFDDPSDFFEAKGVDAVYFPFHKANQFLGMSGLPTFLCVDVMKRPSIEADVLRYEQHLAQVFNLTL is encoded by the coding sequence ATGAAAAAAGTTCTGTTGCTCAACGGCGGCAAGAAATTCGCCCACTCCGATGGCCGCTATAACAACACCCTGCATGATGCGGCGCTGGCCGTGCTGGACCGGGGTGGGCTTGACGTGAAAGTCACCCATATCGACGCCGGCTACGACGTGGCCGAAGAAGTCGCCAAGTTCCTCTGGGCCGACGTGATCATCTACCAGATGCCCGGCTGGTGGATGGGCGCCCCATGGATCGTCAAGAAGTACATCGACGAAGTCTTCACCGAAGGCCACGGCAGCCTGTACGCCAGCGATGGCCGCACCCGTTCCGACGCGTCGCAGAAGTACGGCAGCGGCGGCCTGATCCAGGGCAAGCAGTACATGTTGTCGCTGACCTGGAATGCACCACAGGCAGCATTCGATGACCCGAGCGACTTCTTCGAAGCCAAGGGCGTGGATGCGGTGTACTTCCCGTTCCACAAGGCCAACCAGTTCCTCGGTATGAGTGGCCTGCCGACGTTCCTGTGTGTGGACGTGATGAAGCGCCCCTCCATCGAGGCTGATGTGCTGCGCTATGAGCAGCATCTGGCCCAGGTGTTTAACCTGACGCTGTAA
- a CDS encoding sulfite exporter TauE/SafE family protein, whose protein sequence is MTTFLAFYQHLGPALTLLVIGTFLLAGTVKGVIGLGLPTVAMGLLGLAMLPAQAAALLIIPSTITNLWQLSFGGHLGALSKRLWPMLLLIFLGTGLGSLWLGMDGGPWVVRALGGALLVYALCGLLLPTLRVPAGSERWLGPLCGLLTGIVTSATGVFVIPAVPYLQALGLHRDQLVQALGLSFSVSTLALAAGLFWRGNLGAGELNASLLALVPALLGMWLGQKLRQCISAVLFKRVFFMGMAALGGHLLMGA, encoded by the coding sequence ATGACAACCTTCCTCGCGTTCTACCAACACCTCGGCCCAGCCCTGACCCTACTGGTGATCGGCACCTTCCTGCTGGCCGGCACCGTCAAGGGCGTGATTGGCCTGGGCCTGCCCACCGTCGCCATGGGCCTGCTCGGTCTGGCTATGTTGCCGGCGCAGGCTGCGGCCCTGCTGATCATTCCTTCGACCATCACCAACCTCTGGCAACTGAGCTTCGGTGGGCACTTGGGCGCACTGAGCAAACGCCTGTGGCCCATGCTGCTGCTGATTTTTCTGGGGACCGGGCTCGGTTCGCTGTGGCTGGGCATGGACGGCGGTCCCTGGGTGGTGCGGGCCTTGGGCGGGGCGTTGCTGGTGTATGCGCTGTGCGGGCTGTTGCTGCCGACGTTGCGGGTGCCCGCCGGCAGCGAGCGTTGGCTGGGCCCGCTGTGTGGTCTGCTGACGGGGATCGTCACTTCGGCCACCGGCGTCTTCGTGATCCCGGCCGTGCCCTACTTGCAGGCACTGGGCTTGCATCGGGACCAACTGGTGCAGGCGCTGGGCCTGTCCTTCAGCGTGTCCACCCTGGCCCTGGCCGCCGGGCTGTTCTGGCGCGGCAACCTCGGGGCCGGCGAACTGAATGCCTCGCTGCTGGCGTTGGTGCCGGCGCTGCTGGGCATGTGGCTGGGGCAAAAGCTGCGCCAGTGCATCAGTGCTGTGCTGTTCAAACGCGTGTTTTTTATGGGCATGGCGGCCCTGGGCGGGCACCTGCTGATGGGTGCTTGA
- a CDS encoding SulP family inorganic anion transporter, with the protein MKLSRLRADALAGLTTSFALLPECIAFALVAHLNPLMGLYGAFIICTLTALFGGRPGMVSGAAGSMAVVIVALVVQHGVEYLLATVLLGGLIMIAFGLLRLGKLVRMVPHPVMLGFVNGLAIIIALAQLEHFKSGETWLSGTPLYVMTGLVVATMAIVYLLPRLTRAVPPALVAILGVGLAVYLLGLPTRTLGDMAHIAGGLPTFALPQIPWTLETLGIIAPYAFLMAMVGLLETLLTLNLTDEITETRGYPDRESVALGAANMVSGVFGGMGGCAMIGQTVINLSSGGRGRFSGVFAGVMILLFILFLSPLIERIPLAALVGVMFVVSQQTFAWASLRVINKVPLNDVLVIIAVTVITVFTDLATAVLCGIVIAALNFAWQQARELYADEHLEADGSKLYRLHGTLFFASTTPFLNQFDPANDPAQVTLDCRHLSFVDYSAIAALMTLRERYSKAGKHLRVLHLSERCKKLLKRARVQHD; encoded by the coding sequence ATGAAACTCTCTCGTCTGCGCGCCGACGCCCTGGCCGGACTCACCACGTCTTTTGCCTTGTTGCCCGAATGCATCGCCTTTGCCCTGGTGGCCCACCTCAACCCGCTGATGGGCCTGTATGGCGCTTTTATCATCTGCACCCTGACCGCGTTGTTCGGCGGCCGGCCGGGGATGGTCTCGGGGGCGGCGGGGTCGATGGCGGTGGTGATCGTCGCGCTGGTGGTGCAACACGGCGTGGAGTACCTGCTGGCGACGGTGTTGCTCGGCGGTCTGATCATGATTGCCTTCGGCCTGCTGCGCCTGGGCAAGCTGGTGCGCATGGTGCCGCACCCGGTGATGCTCGGTTTCGTCAACGGCCTGGCGATCATCATCGCCCTGGCGCAACTGGAGCATTTCAAGAGCGGTGAGACCTGGCTCAGCGGCACGCCGTTGTATGTGATGACGGGGTTGGTGGTGGCGACCATGGCCATCGTCTACCTGCTGCCCCGCCTGACCCGCGCGGTGCCGCCGGCGCTGGTGGCGATTCTCGGTGTGGGGCTGGCGGTGTACCTGCTGGGCTTGCCCACCCGCACGCTGGGCGATATGGCCCATATCGCCGGCGGCCTGCCGACTTTTGCCCTGCCGCAGATCCCCTGGACCCTGGAAACCCTGGGCATCATCGCGCCTTACGCTTTCCTGATGGCCATGGTCGGGCTGCTGGAAACCCTGTTGACCCTCAACCTCACCGACGAAATCACCGAGACCCGTGGTTACCCCGACCGCGAAAGCGTGGCCCTGGGCGCGGCGAATATGGTCAGCGGGGTGTTTGGCGGCATGGGCGGCTGCGCGATGATCGGGCAGACGGTGATCAACCTCAGCTCGGGCGGGCGCGGGCGTTTCTCCGGGGTGTTTGCCGGGGTGATGATCCTGCTGTTTATTTTGTTCCTATCGCCGCTGATCGAGCGCATTCCCCTGGCGGCGCTGGTGGGGGTGATGTTTGTGGTGTCCCAGCAGACCTTTGCCTGGGCGTCGCTGCGGGTGATCAACAAAGTGCCGCTCAATGATGTGCTGGTGATCATCGCGGTGACGGTGATCACGGTGTTCACCGACCTGGCCACGGCGGTGCTGTGCGGGATTGTGATTGCCGCGCTCAACTTTGCCTGGCAGCAGGCGCGGGAGTTGTACGCCGATGAACATCTGGAGGCCGATGGCAGCAAGCTCTACCGGCTGCACGGCACCCTGTTCTTTGCCTCGACCACACCCTTTCTGAACCAGTTCGACCCGGCCAACGATCCGGCCCAGGTAACGCTGGATTGCCGTCACCTGAGTTTTGTCGACTATTCAGCGATTGCCGCGCTGATGACCCTGCGCGAACGCTACAGCAAGGCCGGCAAGCACCTGCGGGTGCTGCATTTGTCGGAGCGCTGCAAGAAGCTGCTCAAGCGCGCGCGAGTGCAGCACGACTGA